GACCTCGACCGTGCCCGCTCCGATGCACAGTCCGCGGATATCGCGATAGGCCCGCTCCACGGGATACTCGCGGCTGTAGCCGTAGCCGCCGAGCAGCTGGATGGCCTCGTCACAGACGAACTTGGCCGCCAGATTGGCGGCCGTCTTGGCCATGGCCGTCTCCAGCGGAGGCGGCGTGCCGTGGGGGCCGGCCATGTGGACCGCCCGGTAGAGCAGCAGTCGCGCCCCCTCCAGCTGGGTCGCCATGTCGGCGATCTTCCACTGGAGGCCCTGGAGCTCGGCCAGCGGCCGTCCACCGACCGTGCGCTCGTTGAGGTAGCCGACCGCGTGCTCGAGCGCGCCCTGGGCGGCGCCGATGCACATGCCGGCGTTGCCGCAGCGCTCGTGGTTGAGATGGGCGAGCAGCGTTCGAAACGCCGCGCTGTCGCCCGGGTCGCCGGCCAGGAGCACGTCCTCGGGGGCCACGTGGACATCGTCGAACGCCAGCTCGGCCTCGGTGCAACCCCGGAGGCCCATCTTGCGGTGGGTGCCGGCGACGCTGACCCCGGGCGACGAGAGGTCGACCACCACGGCACCGATCCCCTTGGCGCCGTCGCCGCCCGGCCAACGGCACCACACCAGGCACCCGGCGGCGACGTGGCCGCCCGTCACGTAGTTCTTGTAGGCGTTGAGGCGCCAGCCCCCGCTCGGGTCCTCGGTCAGGTGGGCCCGCATCAGGTTGGCGGCCGAGCCCGCATCGGGCTCGGTGATGCCGATGCAGAACAGGGCGTCACCCGAGGCAACTCGAGGCAGCCAGCGGCGCTTCAGGGCCTCGTTGCCGAGGTGCTCGATAGCCCGCGGTGGGCCGTTGAAGATCAGCTGGCAGAGGATGGCGCTGGAGACGTCAGCGCGGGACAGCTCTTCGAGCACGATGGTCGACTCCACGTCGCCCATGCCCATGCCGCCATGCTCCTCACCCGTGGTGATGCCGAAGAGGTCGGAGGCCTTGAGCACGTCCCAGGAGTGGTAGGGGAACTCCTCGGTCTCGTCCCAATGCGACGCCCTGGGTGCGAGCTCTCGCTCGGCCAGGTCGCGGGCCAGCTTGCGCAGCGACGCCTGGTCCTCGGTGTCCGCGAAGGGGTCCATACCGGGGTCGATCGTATCCGCCGGGGCCGCCGCGGGCCCCTTCCGGTCGTGTTGTCGTTCCACCTTGCGTCGGAAGCGGGCGGGCGACGGGCGGGCACCCAGCCATCTTTCGGCCAAAGGGGGAACCGCACGACGGTCAGCGCCGCGATCACCTCGCTCAGGAGCGAAAGTCGAAGGCCACCTTGATGGCGCCACTCGCGCCCTGATCGGCGAGGGCACCGAAGGCGTCCCGCCACCCCTCGAGCGGGAAGGAGTGCGTGAGCATGGGCCGAATGTCGACCCTGCCGTCGGTGACGAGATCGAGATAGTGGCGGAGGCCGTGCTGGCGGCGGCCATCCACCTCCTCGATCCCGAAGGCGTTGGAGCCGACCAGGCGGATCTCCTTGAAGTAGATCGGCGTCCACTCGAAGCGGGCCGGGGTGCACACGCCGCTCTGCACCAGCGAGCCCCGCGCCGCCAGCACCCGCACCCCGACCTCGAGGGTCTCCGGCGATCCGACCGTGTCGTAGACGACGTCGACGTGCCCGGGGTGGGCCATCGGGAGGCCGGCCCACGCTCGGCGCAGCACGCCGCCGGACCAGCGGGCGATCTCCTCGACCAGAGCCTCGCGGGGCTCGGGCGCCACGACCTTCGCCCCGAGGCGGGCCGCCAGCTCGGCCTGCGCCGGCCAACGGGCCACGGTGAGGACGTCGACATCGGGGTAGAGGGACCGCAGGATGGCCGTCGTCGTCGTTCCCAGAGCGCCGGCGCCGTAGACCACGCACCGCCCGCCCGGCGGCGGCGGTGTGCGGGTCACGGCGTGCAGCGACACCGAGAACGGGTCGGCCATCACGGCCACCTCGTCGGGGACGGCGTCGGGCACGGGGAACAGCATCGAGTCGTGCGCTGGAAGGCGCGGGGCGAACCCCCCGGTCGCCTCCTTGGCGTTGCCGGTGTGAATGCCCGCCGACAGCCGACCGTCGGTGAAGTGCCAGCAGAGGTTGTAGTCGCCGGCTTCGCAGGCCGGGCACGGCGGGTCGATCCCCCGCGGGCCACACGAGAGCCACGGATTGAGCACGACCCGCTGCCCGACGTCCAGGCCCCGGGCCGACGGGCCCAGCTCGGCGACGGTGCCCACGACCTCGTGCCCGAGCACCTGAGGGAAGGAGATCAGCGCCGTCATCGAGTTGTCCGAGGCGTCCCCGCCGTCGGTGTCCATGAAGACCTGCTTGGCGTCCGAGCCGCAGATGCCGGTCATCCTGGTCTCGAGGACGACCCAGTCCGGCCCGAGGGGACGAGGCTCGTCGATGTCGGTGATGGCCATCGGCGTGTCGGCCAGCGCCTTCACCAACCGGTTGGCATCCGCCGCGGGCTGGGGTTGCGGCTCGGCGCCAACGCCAAAGACCAGACCCCTCACGAGCCGGGCCTCCGCTCCATCAGCGCCGACCCGGCGATGAAGTCGTCGATGGCCGACGTCTTCCCCTCGACGATGGCCTTCATGTCGGGCACGTACGCTTCGAAGCCGTCGCCCTCGATCGCGGCCACGATGCCCTCGGCGCACTCTTCCGGGGAGACCTTGGGCCCGTCGTAGATCGGGTCCTCGTTGTCGGGAAGCGACCAGATCTCGGTGTCGATGGGACCGGGATGCACGAGCCTGACCCGCAGGCCGGTCGCGGCCAGGTCGATGGCCATGACCTCGGTCCAGCCGCTGAGGGCGAACTTGCTGGCGCAGTACGCCGCTTCGTGCAGCACACCCAGCCGTCCCGCGGCGCTG
Above is a window of Acidimicrobiales bacterium DNA encoding:
- a CDS encoding acyl-CoA dehydrogenase family protein, producing the protein MDPFADTEDQASLRKLARDLAERELAPRASHWDETEEFPYHSWDVLKASDLFGITTGEEHGGMGMGDVESTIVLEELSRADVSSAILCQLIFNGPPRAIEHLGNEALKRRWLPRVASGDALFCIGITEPDAGSAANLMRAHLTEDPSGGWRLNAYKNYVTGGHVAAGCLVWCRWPGGDGAKGIGAVVVDLSSPGVSVAGTHRKMGLRGCTEAELAFDDVHVAPEDVLLAGDPGDSAAFRTLLAHLNHERCGNAGMCIGAAQGALEHAVGYLNERTVGGRPLAELQGLQWKIADMATQLEGARLLLYRAVHMAGPHGTPPPLETAMAKTAANLAAKFVCDEAIQLLGGYGYSREYPVERAYRDIRGLCIGAGTVEVQRNFVGVNVLKGRAPASAAWRPPAV
- a CDS encoding alcohol dehydrogenase catalytic domain-containing protein; the encoded protein is MRGLVFGVGAEPQPQPAADANRLVKALADTPMAITDIDEPRPLGPDWVVLETRMTGICGSDAKQVFMDTDGGDASDNSMTALISFPQVLGHEVVGTVAELGPSARGLDVGQRVVLNPWLSCGPRGIDPPCPACEAGDYNLCWHFTDGRLSAGIHTGNAKEATGGFAPRLPAHDSMLFPVPDAVPDEVAVMADPFSVSLHAVTRTPPPPGGRCVVYGAGALGTTTTAILRSLYPDVDVLTVARWPAQAELAARLGAKVVAPEPREALVEEIARWSGGVLRRAWAGLPMAHPGHVDVVYDTVGSPETLEVGVRVLAARGSLVQSGVCTPARFEWTPIYFKEIRLVGSNAFGIEEVDGRRQHGLRHYLDLVTDGRVDIRPMLTHSFPLEGWRDAFGALADQGASGAIKVAFDFRS